From one Polyangia bacterium genomic stretch:
- a CDS encoding polysaccharide biosynthesis tyrosine autokinase, with protein MTSDQLESDQANGGGPEIVGGDNKIDLRVYWRTIRKRWPIIALAAVLSAGIAFIWTYRQPKIYEASCMLVIESLAPQVLQGVKDVVELGTGTFWGNKEFFETQYRIIQSTAVMKGVVERLGLQNDPAYRGPNGKADVMDIARLLLPQVQLKPVKESRLAEIVVSDRKPERAAMISNAVADAYLEYNLDYKLEGARTAQAWLGEQAGELRKKLEDSELALYEYKRNRNLLAVGLDEKVNMITANLTHVNTRLSEVRVQRIELESMRKIILAARGNIDEKASLPEIQKSGSIVRIKDTYVALEKERADLASRYGVEHPRLKALDGELAAVRKQWEHEIDEMLSAFEKNYEATVDTEKALERMMEGEKKEAIELAKIEVEYKPLGRAAEENNKVYSLIASRQKEIDLTGLMKVNNVRVLERAVVPVAPVRPKPMQNLGIGLLIGLGAGIALAFLIEALDNTLKTQANVEAALGVPVLGLIPIIGGKQEDKDEPQKLRERDLGVYLDPRSLAAECCRSIRTNILFMSPDRPIRTLVVTSPSPREGKTTTAINLAVTMAETGGRVLVVDTDLRRPRLHRSFGVPNQIGISTVIVGKSTLDEAIKSTDVPNLDVLPCGPTPPNPSELLHTGRFAKVLEDCASRYERVILDSPPCSAVTDPAVLGNVADGVILIVQAGGTTREAAMHARRHLTAAKARLLGVILNEIDFSNPAYGYQYYYYQNYSRYGYAYGADPEERKA; from the coding sequence ATGACGTCTGACCAGCTGGAATCCGATCAAGCAAACGGGGGCGGTCCGGAGATTGTTGGTGGCGACAACAAGATCGATCTGCGCGTTTACTGGCGCACCATCCGCAAGCGCTGGCCGATCATCGCGCTGGCGGCGGTACTGTCGGCGGGCATCGCCTTCATCTGGACCTATCGACAGCCAAAAATCTACGAAGCCAGCTGCATGTTGGTGATCGAAAGCTTGGCCCCGCAGGTGTTGCAAGGGGTCAAGGACGTGGTCGAACTGGGAACCGGAACGTTCTGGGGTAACAAGGAATTCTTCGAGACGCAGTACCGCATCATTCAATCAACCGCCGTCATGAAGGGCGTGGTGGAACGGCTCGGGTTACAAAACGATCCGGCGTACCGCGGACCCAACGGCAAGGCTGACGTCATGGACATAGCTCGTTTGTTGCTGCCGCAGGTGCAGTTGAAGCCGGTGAAAGAATCGCGCCTGGCCGAGATCGTGGTTTCGGATCGAAAGCCGGAACGCGCGGCGATGATCTCCAACGCGGTGGCTGATGCGTATCTGGAATACAACCTCGACTACAAGTTAGAGGGCGCGCGCACCGCGCAGGCCTGGCTGGGCGAACAAGCAGGTGAGTTGCGCAAGAAGCTGGAAGATTCCGAGCTGGCGCTTTACGAGTACAAGCGCAACCGCAACCTCCTCGCCGTCGGCCTGGACGAGAAGGTCAACATGATCACGGCGAACCTGACGCACGTTAATACGCGTTTGTCGGAGGTCCGCGTGCAGCGAATCGAGCTTGAATCGATGCGCAAGATCATCCTGGCGGCGCGCGGCAACATCGACGAGAAGGCCAGCCTCCCCGAAATACAGAAGAGCGGCAGTATCGTCCGCATCAAGGACACCTATGTAGCGCTCGAGAAAGAGCGCGCCGATCTGGCCAGCCGTTACGGCGTTGAGCACCCGCGCCTCAAGGCGTTGGACGGCGAGCTGGCGGCCGTGCGCAAGCAGTGGGAGCACGAGATCGACGAGATGCTATCGGCGTTCGAGAAAAACTACGAGGCCACCGTCGACACCGAGAAGGCGCTTGAGCGCATGATGGAGGGCGAGAAGAAGGAAGCCATCGAGCTGGCCAAGATCGAGGTCGAGTACAAACCGCTGGGCCGCGCCGCCGAGGAGAACAACAAGGTCTACTCCCTCATCGCCTCTCGTCAGAAGGAGATCGATCTGACCGGCCTCATGAAAGTGAACAACGTGCGCGTGCTGGAGCGGGCGGTGGTTCCTGTCGCGCCCGTGCGCCCCAAGCCAATGCAGAACCTGGGCATCGGTCTTCTGATTGGGCTCGGCGCCGGCATCGCGCTGGCGTTCTTGATCGAGGCGCTGGACAACACCCTGAAGACGCAGGCCAACGTCGAGGCGGCCCTCGGTGTGCCGGTGCTGGGTCTGATTCCCATCATCGGCGGCAAGCAAGAGGACAAGGACGAACCGCAGAAGCTGCGCGAGCGCGATCTCGGCGTCTACTTGGACCCACGATCGCTGGCGGCCGAGTGCTGCCGATCGATCCGCACCAACATCTTGTTCATGTCGCCGGACCGCCCGATCCGCACGCTGGTGGTGACCAGCCCCAGCCCGCGCGAGGGCAAGACCACCACCGCCATCAATCTAGCGGTGACCATGGCCGAGACCGGTGGACGCGTGCTGGTGGTCGACACCGATCTGCGCCGCCCGCGGTTGCACCGCAGCTTCGGCGTGCCGAACCAGATTGGTATCTCGACGGTGATCGTCGGCAAGTCAACCCTGGACGAGGCCATCAAGAGCACCGACGTTCCCAACCTGGACGTCCTTCCGTGCGGCCCCACGCCGCCCAATCCGTCCGAGCTGCTGCACACCGGCCGTTTCGCCAAGGTGCTGGAGGACTGCGCCAGCCGCTATGAACGCGTGATTCTGGATTCGCCGCCGTGCTCGGCGGTCACCGATCCCGCGGTGCTGGGCAACGTCGCTGACGGCGTCATCCTGATCGTGCAAGCCGGCGGCACCACGCGGGAGGCGGCGATGCACGCCCGCCGCCATCTGACGGCGGCGAAGGCGCGCCTTCTCGGCGTCATCCTCAACGAGATCGACTTCTCCAATCCCGCCTACGGCTACCAGTACTACTACTACCAAAACTACTCGCGGTACGGATACGCGTACGGCGCCGACCCGGAAGAACGAAAAGCCTAG
- a CDS encoding nucleotidyltransferase family protein, whose protein sequence is MANIEHQMLRSLLLCLADEGTGGARPDLERFYDDHLVLVARAHRLSALLGALRPAGVPPALAERFRRDHVATLARNLMLRRSLAEVVSVFGGHGIGTIVLKGMEYEERLYGRLGARPTSDLDVLVENRHRRSAFETLRAAGWTPVAAAPGFDEADYHEVEWKRDGVFLDLHFALAPLPRCGIDYDAVWQEKQALSIDGASAWRLADAHDVVYHVLHMAIHHFDVPGVYLVDLTRMINDDAQRAAAEELATRWRLFRPWRTSLLLTAAFLPWWSAAATARRFQPDGVAARVIDHFGTVTGVPRAEQLRRKLEHFDAAPDAARYLLVQGRRLVREAALKRFGRRTAEERLGFPKA, encoded by the coding sequence GTGGCCAACATCGAACACCAGATGTTACGCAGCCTGTTGCTGTGCCTGGCGGACGAAGGCACGGGCGGGGCGCGGCCCGATCTGGAACGGTTCTACGACGACCATCTGGTTCTGGTGGCGCGCGCGCATCGGTTGTCGGCGCTGCTGGGCGCGTTGCGGCCGGCCGGCGTCCCACCGGCGCTGGCCGAACGATTTCGCCGCGACCACGTGGCCACGCTGGCCCGCAACCTGATGCTGCGGCGATCACTGGCGGAGGTGGTGAGCGTGTTTGGCGGGCACGGGATCGGGACCATCGTCCTCAAAGGGATGGAGTACGAAGAGCGCCTGTATGGCCGCCTGGGCGCACGCCCGACCAGCGATCTGGACGTGCTGGTGGAGAATCGCCATCGCCGGTCGGCGTTCGAAACCTTGCGGGCGGCGGGCTGGACGCCGGTGGCTGCCGCGCCCGGATTCGACGAGGCCGACTATCACGAGGTGGAGTGGAAGCGCGACGGCGTCTTTCTGGATCTGCACTTTGCACTGGCGCCGCTGCCTCGCTGCGGGATCGACTACGACGCCGTCTGGCAGGAAAAACAGGCGCTGTCCATCGACGGGGCGTCGGCGTGGCGGCTGGCCGACGCGCACGACGTCGTCTATCACGTACTACACATGGCGATTCACCACTTCGACGTGCCGGGCGTCTACTTGGTGGACCTGACGCGGATGATCAATGACGACGCCCAGCGCGCCGCCGCCGAGGAGCTGGCGACGCGCTGGCGCTTGTTTCGGCCGTGGCGAACCAGCCTGCTCCTGACGGCGGCGTTTCTACCTTGGTGGTCGGCGGCGGCCACCGCGCGGCGATTCCAGCCCGACGGCGTCGCGGCGCGGGTGATCGATCACTTCGGGACCGTGACGGGCGTGCCGCGCGCCGAACAGTTGCGCCGCAAGCTGGAACATTTCGACGCCGCCCCGGACGCCGCTCGCTATTTGCTGGTGCAGGGCCGGCGCCTGGTGCGGGAAGCGGCGTTGAAACGATTCGGGCGCCGCACAGCGGAAGAACGTCTGGGATTCCCGAAGGCCTGA
- a CDS encoding DegT/DnrJ/EryC1/StrS family aminotransferase: protein MSSAANKSEIPFQDLLGQHRPFEDELGAAVARVVHSGHYLNGPEVAAFEREAAATLGVMHAVGLSSGTDALLASLMALVVGPGDEVVTTPFSFFAAAGAIARLGAVPVFADIDSETLTLDDARAAAHVGPRTKAVLTVHLFGRVARTTMLEKVCAAAHVPILEDAAQAIGACGEGSRWGRRVGTIGRAAALSFFPSKNLGALGDGGMVLTNDGALAERLRLLRAQGASPKYHHPLVGGNFRLDEIQAAALRVKLPRLFLWTERRRQIAARYSAQLGDMPMIAVPPDDAGCVWSQYVIRVSSGRRDALARHLHAAKIATAIYYPEPLHVQPCFASLGYRSGQFPHAERACAEVLALPIYPELPDDAVDRVCATVRGFFAA, encoded by the coding sequence ATGTCGTCCGCCGCGAACAAAAGCGAAATCCCTTTTCAGGACCTGCTTGGCCAGCACCGGCCTTTTGAAGACGAACTGGGCGCCGCCGTCGCGCGTGTGGTGCACTCGGGCCACTACCTCAATGGGCCGGAAGTGGCCGCCTTCGAACGCGAAGCAGCCGCCACGCTGGGAGTCATGCACGCGGTCGGCTTGTCGTCGGGGACGGACGCGCTGCTGGCGTCGCTGATGGCGCTGGTGGTGGGCCCCGGAGACGAGGTGGTGACCACGCCATTTTCGTTCTTCGCCGCCGCGGGGGCCATCGCCCGCCTGGGCGCGGTGCCGGTCTTCGCCGACATCGACAGCGAAACGTTGACCCTGGACGACGCCCGCGCCGCCGCGCACGTCGGGCCACGCACCAAGGCGGTCCTGACCGTGCACCTGTTCGGCCGGGTGGCGCGCACGACGATGCTGGAAAAAGTTTGCGCCGCCGCGCACGTCCCGATCCTCGAAGACGCCGCCCAGGCCATCGGCGCTTGCGGTGAGGGAAGTCGGTGGGGCCGGCGGGTCGGCACCATCGGACGGGCCGCAGCGCTTTCGTTTTTCCCGTCGAAGAATCTGGGCGCGCTGGGCGACGGCGGCATGGTCCTGACCAATGACGGCGCGCTGGCCGAACGCTTGCGCCTCTTGCGTGCGCAAGGCGCGTCGCCGAAGTATCACCACCCGCTGGTGGGCGGAAACTTTCGCCTCGACGAGATCCAGGCCGCCGCGTTGCGGGTCAAACTGCCGCGGCTATTCCTGTGGACCGAGCGGCGGCGCCAAATCGCCGCCCGTTACAGCGCGCAGCTGGGCGACATGCCGATGATCGCCGTGCCGCCCGACGACGCTGGCTGCGTGTGGAGCCAGTACGTCATCCGTGTGAGCAGCGGCCGACGCGACGCCTTGGCCCGGCACCTTCACGCCGCCAAGATCGCCACCGCCATTTATTATCCCGAACCTCTGCACGTCCAACCGTGCTTCGCCTCGCTCGGCTATCGAAGCGGACAATTCCCCCACGCCGAGCGCGCCTGCGCCGAGGTGCTGGCGCTGCCGATCTATCCCGAGCTGCCCGACGACGCCGTGGATCGGGTGTGCGCCACGGTGCGCGGTTTCTTCGCTGCATGA
- a CDS encoding DapH/DapD/GlmU-related protein, producing MTFWAHPTSVVDSPASIGDDTKIWHFSHIMAGARIGARCSLGQNVFVSGGAVVGDRCKIQNNVSLYDGVSLADDVFVGPSAVFTNVTTPRAFVQRKHLFEPTRVDRGASIGANATILCGHSVGAYALVAAGAVVTRDVAPYALVGGVPARRVGWICHCGEVLPRGLGRLLTCAACAERYRRVGRGAGESLRPASAASASRARSTKRSSPRPVPAAAPARRRG from the coding sequence ATGACCTTCTGGGCCCACCCGACCAGCGTCGTCGATTCGCCGGCCAGCATCGGAGACGACACCAAGATCTGGCATTTTTCGCACATCATGGCCGGCGCGCGCATCGGCGCCCGGTGTTCGCTGGGCCAGAACGTGTTCGTCAGCGGCGGCGCCGTGGTGGGCGATCGCTGCAAGATCCAGAACAACGTCTCGCTTTACGACGGGGTCTCGCTGGCCGACGATGTGTTCGTGGGACCGTCGGCGGTGTTCACCAACGTCACCACGCCGCGGGCTTTCGTCCAGCGCAAGCATTTGTTCGAACCGACGCGCGTCGATCGCGGGGCCAGCATCGGGGCCAACGCTACCATCCTGTGTGGACACAGCGTGGGCGCCTATGCCTTGGTGGCGGCGGGTGCCGTGGTCACGCGCGACGTGGCGCCGTACGCGCTGGTGGGCGGCGTCCCGGCCCGTCGGGTGGGCTGGATCTGTCACTGCGGCGAGGTGCTGCCGCGCGGGCTGGGGCGCTTGTTGACCTGCGCGGCTTGCGCCGAGCGCTACCGCCGCGTCGGCCGCGGCGCCGGCGAATCGCTCCGGCCCGCCTCCGCCGCGTCCGCAAGTCGCGCTCGTTCAACCAAGCGGTCATCGCCGCGGCCTGTGCCTGCAGCCGCGCCCGCGCGTCGACGAGGGTGA
- a CDS encoding Gfo/Idh/MocA family oxidoreductase has protein sequence MSSIGIAAVGAGAWGSQVVRALHATAGARLRWVCDRNPAHLARLAGLYPGVRLTAHFDDLLADAEVDALVVAAEPRNHHPLARRALQAARHVLVEKPLALSADDAADLCAVAERTQRTLMVGHLLLYDPAVALARQAIDSGELGDVLTLHSQRTNLGTVRRDENAWWSLAPHDVAIALYLLGESPTEISATAGCFLQRGRGVEDLAFATLRFGGGRLAHVHVSWLDPLRRRTLTVVGSKKMLTFEESASEQRIKIFDRRVVPDREGAVLGDAVAVHNGDVYVPVLPPADPLGAQCAHFVDCVRTGQRPRTDGAQGLAVVRVLEAGQHSIRAGGAPTPVA, from the coding sequence ATGTCCAGTATCGGAATCGCCGCCGTCGGAGCGGGAGCCTGGGGCAGCCAGGTGGTGCGGGCACTCCACGCCACGGCGGGCGCGCGGCTGCGCTGGGTGTGCGATCGCAACCCGGCGCACCTGGCGCGGCTGGCAGGGCTGTACCCGGGAGTGCGGCTGACGGCGCATTTTGACGATCTGCTGGCCGACGCCGAGGTCGACGCGCTGGTGGTCGCCGCCGAGCCGCGCAATCACCACCCGCTGGCCCGTCGGGCGCTGCAGGCCGCGCGGCATGTGCTGGTGGAAAAGCCGCTGGCCTTGTCGGCTGATGACGCAGCCGATCTATGCGCGGTGGCCGAACGAACCCAGCGCACGCTGATGGTCGGGCACTTGCTGCTCTACGATCCGGCAGTGGCGCTGGCCCGGCAGGCGATCGACTCGGGCGAGCTGGGCGACGTGCTCACTCTGCACAGCCAACGCACCAACCTGGGCACCGTCCGCCGCGACGAGAACGCCTGGTGGTCGCTGGCCCCGCACGACGTGGCCATCGCGCTTTATTTGCTGGGCGAATCACCGACGGAGATCAGCGCCACGGCCGGCTGTTTCTTGCAGCGCGGTCGCGGGGTGGAAGATCTGGCGTTCGCCACCTTGCGCTTCGGCGGCGGCCGCCTGGCCCACGTCCATGTGTCATGGCTGGATCCGCTGCGGCGGCGCACACTGACCGTGGTGGGCAGCAAGAAGATGCTGACCTTCGAAGAATCGGCCAGCGAGCAACGGATCAAGATCTTCGATCGGCGGGTGGTGCCCGATCGCGAGGGGGCGGTCCTGGGCGACGCGGTGGCGGTGCACAACGGCGACGTTTATGTGCCGGTGCTGCCGCCGGCCGATCCGCTGGGCGCTCAGTGCGCGCACTTCGTCGACTGCGTGCGCACCGGCCAGCGCCCGCGCACCGACGGCGCACAGGGGTTGGCGGTGGTGCGCGTCCTGGAAGCGGGCCAGCACTCGATCCGCGCCGGCGGCGCGCCCACGCCGGTGGCATGA
- a CDS encoding bifunctional hydroxymethylpyrimidine kinase/phosphomethylpyrimidine kinase, giving the protein MDPERPVLVIAVAGVDQSGGAGLVRDVLTGAALGAGVACVGTAWTEQEASSDGVGIIGSTGVLSVEPRAPAQLGAALRRALARHPNAAVKIGMVPDAAAAAAIVGALDAAGFAGPLVVDPVLTASAGGALWSGSLDGLWPLLRRATLVTPNAGETARLSGKPVAAPADAEAAGRALLARGIVAVLIKGGHLGETRDTVTDRLVDESGVRKFTRLRVPGPSPRGTGCALSTAIAAALAGGATLPAAVDRAGRWLAGRIAAGVVVGGQRFLP; this is encoded by the coding sequence ATGGACCCGGAACGACCGGTGCTGGTTATTGCCGTGGCCGGCGTCGACCAAAGCGGCGGCGCCGGCCTGGTGCGCGACGTCCTCACCGGTGCGGCGCTGGGGGCGGGTGTGGCGTGCGTCGGGACGGCCTGGACCGAGCAGGAAGCAAGCAGCGACGGCGTGGGCATTATCGGTTCGACCGGTGTTCTCAGCGTCGAGCCGCGCGCCCCGGCGCAGCTCGGCGCGGCGCTGCGGCGGGCATTGGCGCGCCACCCGAACGCGGCCGTCAAAATCGGAATGGTACCCGACGCCGCGGCCGCCGCCGCCATAGTCGGCGCGCTCGACGCCGCTGGTTTCGCTGGTCCGCTGGTGGTCGATCCAGTGCTGACCGCATCGGCCGGGGGGGCGCTGTGGTCGGGTTCACTTGACGGTTTGTGGCCACTGCTGCGTCGGGCGACGCTGGTGACGCCCAATGCCGGCGAGACCGCGCGCCTGTCCGGAAAACCGGTGGCCGCCCCCGCTGACGCCGAGGCCGCCGGGCGGGCGCTGCTGGCGCGCGGAATCGTCGCCGTCCTGATCAAGGGTGGCCACCTGGGCGAAACGCGGGACACCGTCACCGATCGGTTGGTGGACGAAAGCGGCGTTCGAAAGTTTACCCGCCTCCGCGTTCCTGGTCCGAGCCCGCGCGGCACCGGCTGCGCGCTGTCCACCGCCATCGCCGCCGCGCTGGCCGGGGGAGCGACGTTGCCGGCGGCTGTCGATCGGGCCGGCCGCTGGCTGGCCGGGCGCATTGCCGCCGGCGTCGTGGTTGGCGGTCAGCGCTTCTTGCCTTGA
- a CDS encoding serine/threonine-protein kinase: protein MAVQLPQPIQFGKYTLFERIGRGGMADVYKGRIQGPEGFERVFVIKRILPHLSDEPTFIKMFVEEAKLSARLSHPNIVQVFELGAVEGEYFISMEYVRGRDLAETMRAIWKTMPPPRPEMVAYIGREACRALAYAHDLVDDNGRPLRMIHRDVSPSNIMLSYEGAVKLLDFGIAKALGEAPETTKSGTMKGKYAYMAPEQTEGDDVDHRIDIFSCGIVLHEVLTGRRLFKGANDMQTIERVRKGDVAPPSYQNPLCPPELDAIVLKALARNRDDRFAHASEMADALDDVVHAARFQPTHLAQQLHTLFPTEGTGAVISRPTTSSNVTGSGVPSSARSPTVPPVQVPGGARNTYSFWNQASQEPEEKKKTKWMVPAAAALALAIGGGIIWAATSTNNIASTAPGFAGGRAAGAQKFNVFVKSDPPGADIFLNRGGKPIAATPVALPIDLDGAGSVRIVLKKAGYEPYEQIISNDTPLSINLRPEETTPAPRDEPPAVKPKPPAPVAKPEPTEKAEKTSSRPPSSSKRAPSTAAEKSSASRHRPAASAKPKPAPAPRNGELVNPF, encoded by the coding sequence GTGGCCGTCCAACTTCCACAACCGATTCAGTTCGGGAAATACACGCTCTTCGAGCGCATCGGCCGGGGAGGGATGGCCGACGTGTACAAGGGCCGCATCCAAGGCCCGGAGGGGTTCGAGCGCGTCTTCGTCATCAAGCGCATCCTGCCCCATCTGTCCGATGAGCCAACGTTCATCAAGATGTTCGTCGAAGAAGCCAAGCTGTCGGCGCGCCTGTCGCACCCGAACATCGTGCAGGTCTTCGAGCTGGGCGCCGTTGAAGGCGAGTACTTCATCTCGATGGAGTACGTGCGCGGCCGCGACCTGGCCGAGACCATGCGCGCGATCTGGAAGACCATGCCGCCACCGCGGCCCGAGATGGTGGCGTACATCGGCCGCGAAGCGTGCCGGGCTCTGGCCTACGCGCACGATCTGGTCGACGACAACGGTCGTCCGCTGCGCATGATCCACCGCGACGTCTCGCCGTCGAACATCATGCTGTCCTACGAAGGCGCGGTGAAGCTGCTGGACTTCGGCATCGCCAAGGCCTTGGGTGAAGCCCCCGAGACCACCAAGAGCGGAACGATGAAAGGCAAGTACGCCTATATGGCGCCCGAGCAGACCGAGGGCGACGACGTCGACCACCGCATTGACATTTTTTCCTGCGGCATCGTCCTGCACGAAGTATTGACCGGGCGCCGCCTGTTCAAGGGCGCCAACGACATGCAGACCATCGAGCGCGTGCGCAAGGGCGACGTGGCACCGCCCTCGTATCAAAATCCCCTCTGCCCGCCCGAGCTGGACGCCATCGTCCTGAAGGCGTTGGCCCGCAACCGCGACGACCGTTTTGCCCACGCGTCGGAGATGGCCGATGCGCTGGACGACGTGGTGCACGCGGCGCGTTTTCAACCCACCCACCTGGCGCAGCAACTGCACACGCTGTTCCCCACCGAGGGCACCGGCGCGGTGATCAGCCGCCCGACCACCAGCAGCAATGTCACCGGCTCAGGCGTGCCGTCGTCGGCGCGCTCGCCGACGGTGCCGCCGGTGCAAGTGCCGGGCGGCGCGCGCAACACGTACAGCTTCTGGAATCAGGCCTCGCAAGAACCCGAAGAGAAGAAAAAAACCAAATGGATGGTCCCGGCCGCCGCGGCCCTGGCGCTGGCCATCGGCGGCGGCATCATCTGGGCGGCCACCAGCACCAATAACATCGCCTCCACCGCCCCCGGTTTCGCCGGCGGACGCGCTGCGGGGGCGCAAAAATTCAACGTCTTCGTCAAATCGGATCCGCCCGGCGCCGACATCTTCCTCAACCGCGGCGGCAAGCCCATCGCCGCCACGCCGGTGGCCTTGCCCATCGATCTGGACGGCGCGGGTTCGGTGCGGATCGTCCTCAAGAAGGCGGGCTACGAACCGTACGAGCAGATCATTTCTAACGACACGCCGCTGTCGATCAACTTGCGGCCCGAAGAGACCACGCCGGCGCCGCGTGACGAACCGCCGGCCGTCAAGCCCAAGCCGCCGGCGCCCGTGGCGAAGCCGGAGCCGACGGAGAAGGCGGAGAAAACCTCCAGCCGCCCGCCGTCGTCATCGAAGCGCGCGCCATCGACAGCGGCCGAGAAATCATCCGCCTCCAGGCACCGCCCGGCCGCATCCGCCAAGCCCAAGCCCGCACCCGCGCCTCGAAACGGCGAGCTGGTCAACCCGTTCTGA
- a CDS encoding ATP-dependent 6-phosphofructokinase has protein sequence MTKPVNLTVPERTQRVESQDLLIKNLGPCRHESPLAARLGQMPLFAPGKADRVLLDDRWSRLAHTAPQDLPTFELAGPRSKIFFRPGELRAGIVTCGGLCPGINNVVRGLVLELTHAYGVDEIYGFRYGFEGLVSRYGHPPLRLRPDMVATIHHQGGTVLGSSRGGQDPGEMVDTLARMGIGALFIIGGDGTLRAAIKIVAEAERRGIALSVIGIPKTIDNDIHFIDQSFGFETAFDAAVEVIRSAHVEANGARNGIGLVKLMGRHSGFIACYAALASTDANFVLIPEVPLRLEGDNGFLHHLQQRLEQRSHAVIVVAEGAGQDLCIDPAITSPGDRGGTDASGNVRLKDIGMVLRDRISDHFRQRGVEITLKYIDPSYQIRSVPASPSDSVYCWNMARNAVHAAMAGNTEMLIGRWHGRFVQVPLPLVTRFRKQVDINADLWMSVLEATGQPVAFR, from the coding sequence ATGACCAAGCCGGTCAATCTCACGGTCCCCGAGCGCACCCAGCGGGTCGAATCTCAGGATCTGTTGATCAAGAACCTGGGCCCCTGCCGGCACGAATCGCCGCTGGCGGCGCGCCTGGGCCAGATGCCCCTCTTCGCGCCCGGCAAGGCGGACCGCGTGCTGTTAGACGATCGGTGGTCGCGCCTGGCCCACACCGCGCCCCAAGATTTGCCGACGTTCGAGCTGGCCGGCCCGCGCAGCAAGATCTTCTTTCGCCCGGGCGAGCTGCGCGCCGGCATCGTCACCTGTGGCGGCCTGTGCCCGGGCATCAACAATGTCGTGCGCGGGCTGGTCCTCGAGCTGACGCACGCCTATGGCGTCGACGAGATCTATGGTTTCCGCTATGGCTTCGAAGGGCTGGTCTCGCGTTACGGCCACCCGCCGTTGCGCTTGCGTCCCGATATGGTGGCCACCATTCATCACCAGGGCGGCACCGTGCTGGGCTCGTCGCGCGGCGGGCAAGACCCGGGCGAGATGGTCGACACGCTGGCCCGCATGGGCATCGGCGCGCTGTTCATCATTGGCGGCGACGGCACCTTGCGCGCCGCGATCAAGATCGTCGCCGAGGCCGAGCGCCGCGGGATCGCTCTGTCGGTCATCGGGATCCCGAAGACCATCGACAACGACATTCACTTCATCGATCAAAGCTTCGGTTTCGAGACGGCGTTCGACGCCGCTGTCGAGGTCATCCGCAGCGCCCACGTGGAAGCGAACGGCGCGCGCAACGGGATCGGCCTGGTGAAATTGATGGGACGCCATTCGGGCTTCATCGCCTGTTACGCGGCGCTGGCCTCCACGGACGCCAATTTTGTGCTGATCCCGGAGGTGCCGCTGCGCCTGGAAGGAGACAACGGATTTTTGCACCACCTCCAGCAACGTCTGGAGCAGCGGTCGCACGCGGTGATCGTCGTGGCGGAAGGCGCCGGGCAGGATCTTTGCATCGATCCCGCCATCACCTCGCCGGGCGATCGCGGGGGAACCGACGCCAGCGGCAACGTGCGGCTGAAGGACATCGGGATGGTGCTGCGCGATCGCATCAGCGATCACTTCCGTCAGCGCGGCGTCGAGATCACCCTCAAGTACATCGATCCCAGCTATCAGATTCGCAGCGTGCCGGCGTCGCCCTCAGACAGCGTGTACTGCTGGAACATGGCCCGCAATGCCGTGCACGCCGCGATGGCGGGCAACACCGAGATGCTGATCGGCCGCTGGCACGGACGGTTCGTGCAGGTTCCGCTGCCACTGGTGACGCGCTTTCGCAAGCAAGTCGACATCAACGCCGACCTGTGGATGTCGGTGCTGGAAGCCACTGGTCAGCCGGTGGCCTTCCGCTAG
- a CDS encoding glycosyltransferase family 2 protein, with product MFRGRTVAVVVPAFNEADKLAGTIRSIPGFIDIVIVVDDASTDGTARIARRLARRTSNGDGRRGLVVIVHPRNRGVGAAIASGYIRALELGADVTAVMAGDGQMDPADLPRLLAPVATGAADYAKGNRFAWPGYWRAMPPQRLFGNVALSLMTRLSSGYGKMFDSQCGYTAASRRALLAIDPRRMFERYGYPNDLLGRLRVAGARVVDVPVRPVYGENWRSGIRPLRVMLPITFVLLRSGLARLAHAWRRAPRALAALEERPWSSAS from the coding sequence GTGTTTCGCGGTCGCACCGTCGCCGTCGTCGTTCCCGCCTTCAACGAAGCGGACAAGTTGGCCGGGACCATCCGCTCGATCCCGGGCTTCATCGACATCGTCATCGTCGTCGACGACGCCAGCACCGACGGCACGGCGCGCATCGCCCGGCGGCTGGCGCGGCGAACCAGCAACGGCGACGGGCGCCGCGGGCTGGTGGTCATCGTTCACCCGCGCAACCGCGGCGTCGGCGCGGCCATCGCGTCCGGATACATCCGCGCGTTGGAGCTGGGCGCCGACGTCACCGCGGTGATGGCGGGCGACGGGCAGATGGACCCGGCCGATCTGCCGCGCCTGCTGGCGCCCGTCGCGACGGGCGCCGCCGATTACGCCAAGGGCAATCGCTTTGCGTGGCCCGGGTATTGGCGAGCGATGCCGCCGCAGCGCCTGTTCGGGAACGTGGCGCTGTCGTTGATGACGCGATTGTCGTCCGGGTACGGAAAGATGTTTGATTCGCAGTGCGGATACACGGCGGCGTCGCGGCGTGCTCTGCTGGCCATCGATCCGCGCCGCATGTTCGAACGTTACGGTTATCCCAATGATCTGCTGGGCCGGCTACGGGTGGCGGGCGCGCGGGTGGTCGATGTGCCGGTGCGGCCCGTGTACGGCGAAAACTGGCGCTCAGGGATCCGTCCGCTGCGGGTGATGCTGCCCATCACCTTCGTCCTCTTGCGCTCGGGGCTGGCGCGGCTGGCGCACGCCTGGCGCCGCGCCCCGCGCGCGCTGGCGGCGCTGGAGGAACGGCCGTGGTCGTCGGCGTCCTGA